A single window of Pseudomonas marginalis DNA harbors:
- the fpr gene encoding ferredoxin-NADP reductase — protein sequence MSNMNHERVLSVHHWNDTLFSFKCTRDPGLRFENGQFVMIGLQQPNGRPLMRAYSIASPNWEEHLEFFSIKVPDGPLTSQLQHLKEGDEIIISKKPTGTLVLDDLKPGKHLYLLSTGTGLAPFMSVIQDPETYERFEKVILCHGVRYVNEVAYREFITEHLPQNEFFGEALREKLIYYPTVTREPFENEGRLTDLMRSGKLFSDIGLPPINPEDDRAMLCGSPSMLDETSEVLNSFGLKVSPRMREPGDYLIERAFVEK from the coding sequence ATGAGCAACATGAACCACGAGCGTGTCCTCAGTGTTCATCACTGGAACGACACTCTGTTCAGCTTCAAGTGCACCCGCGATCCGGGCCTGCGCTTCGAGAACGGTCAGTTCGTGATGATCGGCCTGCAACAGCCCAACGGCCGCCCGCTCATGCGCGCTTACTCCATTGCCAGCCCGAACTGGGAAGAGCATCTGGAGTTCTTCAGCATCAAGGTGCCGGATGGCCCGCTGACTTCCCAATTGCAGCACTTGAAGGAAGGCGACGAGATCATCATCAGCAAAAAACCGACAGGCACCCTGGTGCTTGACGATTTGAAGCCGGGCAAACACCTCTACCTGCTCAGCACCGGTACTGGCCTTGCTCCGTTCATGAGCGTGATCCAGGACCCGGAAACCTACGAGCGCTTTGAAAAAGTGATCCTGTGCCACGGCGTGCGCTACGTCAACGAAGTCGCTTACCGCGAATTCATCACCGAGCACCTGCCGCAGAACGAGTTCTTCGGCGAGGCCCTGCGTGAGAAGCTGATCTACTACCCGACCGTGACCCGCGAGCCGTTCGAAAACGAAGGCCGCCTGACCGACCTGATGCGCAGCGGCAAGCTGTTCAGCGACATCGGCCTGCCACCGATCAACCCCGAGGACGACCGCGCCATGTTGTGCGGCAGCCCAAGCATGTTGGACGAGACCAGCGAAGTGCTGAACAGCTTCGGCCTGAAAGTTTCGCCACGCATGCGTGAGCCGGGTGATTACTTGATCGAGCGCGCGTTCGTCGAGAAATAA
- a CDS encoding DUF1456 family protein, whose protein sequence is MIHNDVLRSVRYMLDISDNKMVELIKLGGMDVTKEDLLTYLKKDEEEGFVFCPDEVMAHFLDGLVIFKRGKDESRPPQPIETPVTNNIILKKLRVAFELKEDDMHAILKAAEFPVSKPELSALFRKFGHTNYRTCGDQLLRNFLKGLTLRVRA, encoded by the coding sequence ATGATTCACAACGACGTACTGCGCAGCGTGCGCTACATGCTCGACATCAGCGACAACAAGATGGTCGAGCTTATCAAGCTCGGCGGCATGGACGTGACCAAGGAAGACCTGCTGACCTACCTCAAGAAAGACGAGGAAGAAGGCTTTGTGTTCTGTCCGGATGAGGTCATGGCCCACTTCCTCGATGGCCTGGTGATCTTCAAGCGCGGCAAGGACGAAAGCCGTCCGCCGCAGCCGATCGAAACCCCGGTGACCAACAACATCATCCTCAAGAAACTGCGTGTGGCCTTCGAACTGAAGGAGGACGACATGCACGCCATCCTCAAGGCTGCCGAATTCCCGGTGTCCAAGCCTGAGCTGAGCGCGCTGTTCCGCAAGTTCGGCCACACCAACTACCGCACCTGTGGCGACCAGTTGCTGCGTAACTTCCTCAAGGGCCTGACGCTGCGCGTCAGAGCTTAA
- the tsaA gene encoding tRNA (N6-threonylcarbamoyladenosine(37)-N6)-methyltransferase TrmO, which translates to MAYQVSPVGFVRSCFKEKFAIPRQPQLAPAARGVLELVAPFDQGEAVQGLEQVSHVWLLFLFHQALEDKPRLKVRPPRLGGNTSMGVFATRATHRPNGIGQSVVKLDKVEPGRLWISGIDLLDGTPVLDIKPYVPYADIIDTATNSIASGAPQLIPVQWLKSALQQAQGHAQRLGEPLVELIDQCLAQDPRPAYQTPGPEREYGAQFWDVDVRWHYPEAGMICVLEVVPAG; encoded by the coding sequence ATGGCCTACCAGGTCTCGCCCGTCGGTTTCGTACGCTCCTGCTTCAAGGAGAAGTTCGCCATTCCGCGCCAACCGCAACTGGCGCCTGCCGCGCGGGGCGTGCTGGAGTTGGTGGCGCCGTTCGACCAGGGCGAGGCGGTACAGGGCCTGGAGCAGGTCAGCCATGTGTGGCTGTTGTTTCTGTTCCACCAGGCCCTGGAGGACAAGCCCCGCCTGAAAGTGCGCCCGCCCCGCCTGGGCGGCAACACGTCCATGGGCGTGTTTGCGACCCGCGCGACTCATCGGCCCAACGGGATTGGCCAGTCAGTGGTCAAGCTGGACAAGGTGGAGCCAGGCCGGCTGTGGATCTCCGGGATCGATTTGCTCGATGGCACCCCGGTATTGGATATCAAGCCGTATGTGCCCTATGCCGACATCATCGACACAGCCACCAACAGCATCGCCAGTGGTGCGCCGCAGCTGATTCCCGTGCAGTGGCTGAAGAGCGCACTGCAGCAGGCACAAGGCCACGCCCAGCGCCTTGGGGAACCGTTGGTGGAGTTGATCGACCAGTGTCTGGCACAGGATCCACGGCCGGCATACCAGACGCCAGGGCCTGAACGCGAATACGGGGCGCAGTTCTGGGATGTGGATGTGCGCTGGCACTATCCAGAGGCCGGGATGATTTGTGTGTTGGAAGTGGTGCCAGCGGGATAA